The DNA segment GAAGGCGCGGGTGTAGAGGTACACCGTGTAGAAGTTCGTGGCGCCGGCCGGTCCGCCGGTGCCGTTGCCGATGATGTACGCCGAGGCGAAGACCTGGAAGGCGTTGATCATCTCGAGCAGCAGGTTGAAGAAGATCACCGGCGAGAGCATCGGCAGCGTGACGCTGCGGAACTTCCGCCAGGGGCCCGCTCCGTCGACCATCGCGGCCTCGTAGAGCTCGGCCGGGACCTGCTTGAGGCCGGCCAGGAAGATCACCATCGGGGCGCCGAACTGCCAGACGGCCAGGATGATCATCATCGGCAGGATCAGGGCGGGCACGCCCACCCAGCCGCCGATCTGGATGCCGAAGATCTGCAGTCCCGAGTCGACGGGACCGTCGGTCGAGAACATCGCCCGCCAGACGATCGCGATGCTGACGCTCGCGCCGATCAGCGACGGCGCGTAGAAGGCGGAGCGGAAGAAGCCGGTGCCCTTCGCGCTGTAGTTGAGGAGCATCGCCACGACGAGCGCGGCGGCCAGCTTCACCGGCGTGCCGATGAAGACGTAGGCGAGGGTGAGCTGCACCGACTGGAGGAACTTCGGGTCGCCGAACAGGCGCTCGAAGTTCCCGGTGCCGATCCACTCCGGCGCCCGGAAGAGGTTGTAGTCGGTGAAGGAGAAGTAGAGGGACATCAGCATCGGGCCGAGCGTGAGCCCGACGAAGCCGATCAGCCACGGCGAGAGGAACACGTAGCCGGCCAGGGTGTCCCGCTTGGGGCGTCGCCGCGCCTGAGGGCCGACCGGACGAGGGGTGCTCGTCCGGTCGGCGATCGGCGCGACGCGACCGTCCGCGGCGGTGCCGCTGGGGGTCGACGTCGTCGTCATGTGATGCCTTTCCTGGCCTGGATGAAGGGGATCAGTGCGGATCAGTGGGGAGCGGTGCAGGGCGGCCGGATCAGCCGGCCGGGTCAGTTCTGGAGCGTGACGTCGGTCTCGTCGAAGAACTGCTGGACCGCCTCGTCGACGGTGACCGCGCCGAGGCCGAGGCTGGTGCCGAGGTCGAGGAAGTTCGCCTCGATCGCGCCGTAGCCGGCGACCGGGGCGGCCGGAGCCTCGCCCAGGCGGTCCTCGACGGAGTCGAGGTAGTCGGCGACCTGCTTGTCCGGGCCCTCGAGGTTCGCGCCGGCGAGCTGCTCGGAGGAGGCGGGGATGCCGAGGGTGGCGCCGAAGATCTCGCCGACCTCGGGGCTGTTGATCAGGAAGTCGAGGAACGTCGCGGCGGCCTCGGGGTGCTCGGTCGCGGAGGAGATCGCCTGCATCAGGCCGACCTTCTGGTAGAGGTCCTTGCTGCCCTCGTCCGCAGTCGGCGGGGCGGTCATCAGGATCTCGGACGCGCCGCTGTCGCCGATGTAGCCGCCGAGGAAGTTGCTCCAGCTCATCTCGCTGGTCGCGATGCCGGCGCCGAAGCCGGACTTGGGCAGCAGCTCCTGGAGGCGCGCGGCCGGAACGCCGGTGCTCGTGCGCATCTCGTCGCCCTGCTCCCAGAACGCGGCGAGGTCGTCCTCGGTGAAGCCGAGCTCGCCGTCCTCGGTGAACAGCTCCTTGCCCTCGGCGCGCAGCTGCAGCTCGAAGTTCTGGATGCGGCCGGTGTAGTCGGTGCCGCCGTAGACGGCGCCGCCGGTCTTCGCGGTGACGTCGGCGACGTAGGCCGCGTAGTCCTCCCAGCTGCCCCCGCCGGCGTAGGGCTCGACGCCGTTCGCCGCGAGGAGGTCCTGGTTCTGGAAGACCGCCCAGGCGCTGTAGCCGGTGGGGATCGCGTAGGTCGCGCCGTCGAGCTCGCCGGTGGCGAGCAGCTCCGGGGAGATGGTGCTCTCGTCGACCACGCCGCCGAAGTACTCGGACAGGTCGCCGAGCAGGCCGTTGTCGCCGTACTGGCGGAGGTAGGTGTAGTCGAACTGCATCACGTCGGGGAGCCCGCCGCCGGCCGCCTCGGTCTGGCGCTTCTCCCAGTAGCCGGGGTAGTCGGTGAAGGTCGAGTTGATGGTGATGTTCGGGTGCTCGTCCTCGAACAGGGCGATCGCCTGGTCGTAGCGGGCGGCGCGGTCGTCGTTGCCCCAGAACGTGTAGTCGAGGGTGATCTCCTCGTCCGGGTCCAGGGTGGCGGAGGCCCCGGAGCCTCCACCGGAGCAGCCGGTCAGAGCG comes from the Rathayibacter festucae DSM 15932 genome and includes:
- a CDS encoding carbohydrate ABC transporter permease — its product is MTTTSTPSGTAADGRVAPIADRTSTPRPVGPQARRRPKRDTLAGYVFLSPWLIGFVGLTLGPMLMSLYFSFTDYNLFRAPEWIGTGNFERLFGDPKFLQSVQLTLAYVFIGTPVKLAAALVVAMLLNYSAKGTGFFRSAFYAPSLIGASVSIAIVWRAMFSTDGPVDSGLQIFGIQIGGWVGVPALILPMMIILAVWQFGAPMVIFLAGLKQVPAELYEAAMVDGAGPWRKFRSVTLPMLSPVIFFNLLLEMINAFQVFASAYIIGNGTGGPAGATNFYTVYLYTRAFTNNQMGYASAMAWVLLLFVGVLAFVLFKTQKSWVHYSGDTR
- a CDS encoding ABC transporter substrate-binding protein codes for the protein MFRSHSKRYSAVAAVAVAALALTGCSGGGSGASATLDPDEEITLDYTFWGNDDRAARYDQAIALFEDEHPNITINSTFTDYPGYWEKRQTEAAGGGLPDVMQFDYTYLRQYGDNGLLGDLSEYFGGVVDESTISPELLATGELDGATYAIPTGYSAWAVFQNQDLLAANGVEPYAGGGSWEDYAAYVADVTAKTGGAVYGGTDYTGRIQNFELQLRAEGKELFTEDGELGFTEDDLAAFWEQGDEMRTSTGVPAARLQELLPKSGFGAGIATSEMSWSNFLGGYIGDSGASEILMTAPPTADEGSKDLYQKVGLMQAISSATEHPEAAATFLDFLINSPEVGEIFGATLGIPASSEQLAGANLEGPDKQVADYLDSVEDRLGEAPAAPVAGYGAIEANFLDLGTSLGLGAVTVDEAVQQFFDETDVTLQN